From Candidatus Pedobacter colombiensis, one genomic window encodes:
- a CDS encoding type IX secretion system membrane protein PorP/SprF yields MKSIFNLSVLLLTCLFSFGQEYPRSTQYIFNNYLINPAISGIDNYTDLKLGYRNQWKGLEGAPVTQYISIHAPIGQDFVRSSVNSFSGAGYNPLSRSYVDTYTSAEPHHGIGFYAMTDKAARIRQTNIGGSYAYHLGLSYDVNLSLGISAGIASTSIDVANITVDNAADPLLSADYNNKIRPDVGGGLWLYSPHFFVGASAKQILGYRSKTPNKQTNLSAYQTATFYGTAGYKFFVDEDIAFIPSTLLTYWLSAPPTIDANLKIAYQDKFWIGGSYRNNDSFSALAGFNIGSLVNISYSYDVTTSALRSVNNGTHEIVLGILLNNRYDVKCSTRQF; encoded by the coding sequence ATGAAATCTATTTTTAACCTCTCGGTATTGCTCCTAACGTGCTTATTCAGCTTCGGGCAGGAATATCCCAGATCCACCCAATATATCTTTAACAATTATTTAATTAACCCAGCAATTTCAGGAATAGACAATTATACTGACCTAAAACTGGGTTACAGAAATCAATGGAAAGGGCTTGAAGGCGCACCTGTTACTCAATACATTTCTATTCATGCTCCAATTGGACAAGACTTTGTAAGAAGCTCGGTAAACTCCTTTTCCGGAGCCGGTTATAATCCTTTAAGCCGCAGCTATGTGGACACTTATACATCAGCAGAACCTCATCATGGGATAGGATTCTATGCTATGACAGATAAGGCTGCCCGAATAAGGCAAACCAATATAGGTGGAAGTTACGCTTATCATTTAGGATTGAGTTACGATGTAAACCTTTCGCTTGGAATTTCTGCCGGAATAGCTTCTACCAGTATCGATGTAGCTAACATAACGGTTGACAATGCTGCTGATCCACTTTTATCTGCAGATTACAATAATAAAATCAGACCTGATGTTGGTGGTGGGCTATGGCTTTATAGTCCCCATTTTTTTGTAGGTGCATCAGCAAAGCAGATATTAGGTTATCGTTCTAAAACCCCGAACAAACAAACCAACTTATCGGCCTACCAAACAGCTACATTTTACGGTACTGCAGGGTATAAGTTTTTTGTGGATGAAGACATTGCCTTTATTCCATCAACCTTATTAACCTATTGGTTAAGCGCCCCTCCCACCATAGATGCCAACCTTAAAATTGCGTATCAGGACAAATTCTGGATTGGGGGAAGCTATAGAAACAATGATTCTTTCTCTGCTCTCGCCGGTTTTAATATAGGTTCATTAGTCAACATCAGTTATTCATATGATGTAACTACTTCTGCATTGCGATCTGTTAACAATGGCACCCATGAGATCGTATTGGGTATACTGTTGAATAACCGTTATGACGTAAAATGTTCTACGCGTCAGTTTTAA
- a CDS encoding gliding motility-associated C-terminal domain-containing protein has product MRYSKCAILVFLLFSFLTGFSQTVFVTSTADAGAGTLREALKNIPTVRTTPYIINFNLPGDMSNETNRTIRLRSQLPNVPSNVTIDGTTQTGPALGASGAKIIIEPEDPSMTSLFTSCLTIANVNTTDVQTSDVEIYGLYIKDFARITNLQNTSIQASGIIIDARAKNIKIGAPGKGNVISGNQYGISLRSVSNYYLTTPITDISIRSNFIGLHYDGLTAKTNFNGINAIDFRDGSLTIGGDNPGDGNVISANKINIDLRGSSYGSTRFAINVVNNKIGTDRTGTIDFHGIPLFAVPSAVEISGLKVDAANTNLYVRDNVISGNRTAGLSIANADFIVTGNSIGTGVQGSEVLGNGIGVKIESGAVGFIGGDTDAKANKIANNEFGIESLSAKPITITRNSMYCNTSSGIGKTQNIAQPYVQILITRSGFLSGKATPNSTIELFYTENCKGLCEGRQYFATVPTGSDGRWNYSGTISGKVTATATVLNLTTSPFSTAEVLDNEILNEPVTCNGNGSIKVPEPREGITFQWYKVLGDGTKVDLGTAQEILDLREGFYELITNDGCREIKKVPLLEIKDQKLTDLIVSWPAEQCGQTSFTFSATVQRGKGVKTFKWVDQAGNIIRTGTPVTMPAGTYKLIVTDEAGCSVSEQGREIKERPIPRIVNSVPPSPAKCGFADGAITGITIGGTPTGTLTYRWNVYNPSVPPYIGAIVGGNQLDLTGVEGGMYILTVMDQGNCTPVTQIYTIPIIKSVNISLAQTTRATCNKSNGSIFGVTITEANYIQWFSPAGVILEEGTYSPGQSLLLKDLAPGTYTLKARNTITGCSDSRDFRVDQTLPTIYNLSERIVDATCGLNNGRITLTYTTAEPRRFEWRDDMGTVLPTGTVKDLNGVAPGTYRYFTYDDNNCILEFGPFVVHKIDELAIIPGSGMVTNDGCSLSRGAVKGVRFSGGVQPYRFTWENEAGERVYSGATPDLLGVPAGKYRMILEDATSCGHKESADYYTVENPSFPISTPVANDLRVCYATEIMIKVLAPEEGTYQLYREETNATPIMESTNGIFIFKVNKTGDYKIRKKLGSCYSKFAPLHIEVTNDNLEIKNTMTPNGDGMNDYWMITGLPDHADINIKVYTRSGQLVYESVGPYNKPFDGKFRGVDLPAGAYYYKIDLRADCKPIAGSITLLR; this is encoded by the coding sequence TGAGGGAAGCATTAAAAAATATTCCCACTGTAAGAACGACACCGTATATCATTAATTTCAATCTGCCTGGTGATATGTCTAATGAAACAAATCGTACAATCAGGTTGCGGAGCCAGTTACCCAACGTTCCTTCCAATGTAACTATTGACGGAACTACACAAACAGGTCCGGCTTTGGGTGCATCAGGGGCAAAGATCATTATCGAGCCTGAAGATCCATCAATGACTTCTCTTTTCACCTCTTGTCTAACTATAGCAAACGTCAATACTACCGATGTGCAGACAAGTGATGTGGAAATTTATGGTCTTTATATTAAGGATTTTGCGAGAATCACAAATTTGCAGAACACAAGTATTCAGGCTTCAGGGATTATCATCGATGCCAGAGCAAAAAATATAAAAATTGGTGCTCCCGGAAAGGGTAATGTGATTAGTGGAAATCAATATGGAATTTCCCTCCGTAGTGTTTCTAATTACTACCTAACAACGCCTATTACAGATATTAGTATTCGGTCTAACTTTATTGGTTTACATTATGATGGACTTACGGCAAAAACTAATTTTAATGGTATTAATGCCATAGACTTTAGGGATGGTTCACTTACTATTGGCGGCGATAATCCTGGGGATGGGAATGTTATTTCAGCAAATAAGATCAATATTGATCTTAGAGGAAGCAGTTATGGTAGTACACGTTTCGCTATAAATGTGGTTAACAATAAAATTGGAACTGACCGAACAGGTACAATAGATTTCCATGGGATACCACTTTTTGCTGTGCCCTCCGCTGTAGAAATAAGCGGATTAAAGGTAGATGCTGCTAATACTAATTTATATGTACGCGACAACGTGATTTCTGGAAATCGAACTGCAGGACTGTCTATTGCTAATGCTGATTTCATTGTAACCGGGAATAGTATTGGGACAGGAGTGCAGGGCTCGGAGGTATTGGGTAATGGAATAGGGGTTAAAATCGAATCAGGTGCGGTAGGATTTATTGGTGGTGATACAGACGCCAAGGCAAATAAAATCGCCAATAATGAGTTCGGTATAGAATCTTTATCTGCTAAACCGATTACAATTACCCGCAATAGTATGTATTGTAACACCTCATCTGGAATAGGTAAAACCCAAAATATAGCACAACCTTATGTGCAAATTTTGATCACTAGATCAGGTTTCCTTTCCGGAAAGGCAACGCCTAATTCGACAATTGAACTTTTTTACACAGAAAACTGCAAAGGTTTATGCGAGGGCAGGCAGTATTTTGCAACTGTTCCAACCGGGAGCGATGGCCGGTGGAATTATAGCGGCACAATAAGTGGAAAAGTTACTGCTACAGCAACTGTTCTTAATTTAACTACTTCACCCTTTTCGACAGCTGAGGTATTAGATAATGAGATACTAAATGAACCGGTTACCTGTAATGGTAATGGCTCCATTAAAGTTCCTGAGCCTCGGGAAGGTATTACTTTTCAATGGTATAAAGTGCTTGGTGATGGTACTAAAGTAGATTTAGGAACTGCTCAGGAAATCTTGGATCTTCGTGAAGGGTTTTATGAACTCATCACTAATGACGGGTGCAGGGAAATTAAGAAAGTACCGTTACTAGAGATCAAAGATCAGAAGCTAACAGATTTGATAGTTTCATGGCCTGCAGAACAATGCGGACAGACTTCATTTACTTTTTCTGCTACGGTGCAAAGGGGAAAGGGAGTAAAAACATTTAAATGGGTTGACCAGGCTGGGAATATAATAAGAACTGGAACCCCAGTTACTATGCCAGCAGGAACCTATAAACTTATTGTTACAGATGAGGCTGGATGTAGTGTGAGCGAGCAAGGGCGTGAAATAAAGGAGCGACCAATACCTCGCATTGTTAACTCAGTGCCACCATCACCAGCTAAGTGCGGCTTTGCAGATGGCGCTATAACTGGTATTACCATTGGGGGTACACCAACAGGGACCTTGACTTACAGATGGAATGTGTATAACCCAAGCGTTCCCCCATATATTGGAGCAATAGTAGGTGGCAATCAGCTTGATTTAACGGGGGTTGAAGGTGGCATGTATATTCTTACAGTTATGGATCAGGGGAATTGTACTCCTGTAACACAGATTTATACTATTCCTATTATTAAATCAGTAAATATTAGCTTGGCGCAGACCACAAGAGCAACCTGTAATAAATCAAATGGAAGCATCTTTGGCGTTACGATAACAGAAGCCAATTATATTCAATGGTTTAGTCCGGCTGGGGTAATTTTAGAAGAGGGGACATATTCTCCTGGTCAGTCTTTGCTATTAAAAGACCTTGCTCCGGGAACATATACATTAAAAGCTCGTAATACTATTACAGGTTGCAGCGATAGCAGAGATTTTCGGGTAGATCAGACGCTTCCTACGATTTACAATTTGTCTGAACGGATTGTTGATGCTACTTGTGGATTGAACAACGGTCGAATTACTTTGACCTATACAACTGCAGAGCCAAGAAGATTTGAATGGCGGGATGATATGGGTACTGTTTTGCCGACAGGGACAGTTAAGGACTTAAATGGAGTTGCACCGGGAACTTATAGGTATTTTACTTATGATGACAATAACTGTATTTTAGAGTTTGGCCCTTTTGTAGTACATAAAATCGATGAGCTTGCGATTATTCCTGGAAGTGGGATGGTTACTAACGACGGATGTAGTTTGTCTCGAGGTGCAGTAAAGGGAGTTAGATTTAGTGGGGGTGTTCAACCATATAGGTTTACTTGGGAGAATGAAGCTGGCGAACGTGTTTATTCCGGGGCTACTCCAGATTTGCTAGGGGTGCCTGCAGGTAAATACCGCATGATTTTGGAAGATGCCACAAGTTGTGGACACAAGGAGAGTGCTGATTATTATACAGTCGAAAATCCTTCTTTTCCAATTAGTACCCCTGTAGCAAATGATTTGCGTGTATGTTATGCCACGGAGATTATGATTAAGGTGCTGGCGCCGGAAGAAGGAACCTATCAATTATATCGTGAAGAAACAAATGCTACCCCGATTATGGAGAGTACTAATGGGATATTTATATTTAAAGTAAATAAAACAGGTGATTATAAAATCAGGAAAAAGCTGGGTAGTTGCTACAGCAAATTTGCCCCGCTACATATTGAAGTAACTAATGACAACCTGGAGATTAAGAATACCATGACGCCCAATGGTGATGGTATGAATGATTACTGGATGATAACTGGTTTACCAGACCATGCTGATATTAATATTAAGGTTTATACCAGAAGTGGCCAATTGGTTTACGAATCTGTAGGGCCATATAACAAACCATTCGATGGGAAGTTTAGAGGTGTAGATCTTCCTGCAGGGGCGTATTATTATAAAATAGACCTCAGGGCCGATTGTAAACCAATAGCCGGAAGCATTACTTTGCTACGATAA
- a CDS encoding GAF domain-containing protein — translation MEKKIRNSIALDKQSRLEKSNRYRIIYTKSETVFDDLAILTATIFDTPIAVINFVDQDYIWSKVKTQTNRGADLHTETSVCSLAILNEGDEMFEGLSVAPRLMSNPLIVGELGMKFYAAVPITTDEGFHAGSVCIIDKKHRTFMPHERKKLELIAAMVRKEMNKKMAKKIYA, via the coding sequence TTGGAAAAGAAAATAAGAAACAGTATTGCGCTGGATAAGCAATCCCGACTAGAGAAATCAAATAGATATAGAATTATATATACTAAATCGGAAACTGTTTTTGATGATTTGGCAATATTAACTGCAACGATATTTGATACTCCAATAGCCGTAATTAATTTTGTAGATCAGGACTATATCTGGTCGAAAGTTAAGACCCAAACCAATCGGGGGGCAGACTTGCATACGGAAACCAGTGTTTGCTCATTAGCTATCCTCAATGAAGGAGATGAAATGTTTGAGGGACTTTCGGTGGCGCCAAGGTTGATGTCAAATCCCTTAATTGTAGGAGAATTAGGAATGAAGTTTTATGCAGCCGTACCTATAACTACCGATGAAGGTTTTCATGCAGGAAGTGTTTGCATCATTGATAAAAAGCATAGAACATTCATGCCCCATGAAAGAAAGAAATTGGAGTTGATTGCTGCAATGGTCAGAAAAGAAATGAATAAAAAGATGGCCAAAAAGATATACGCATAA